Sequence from the Panicum virgatum strain AP13 chromosome 5N, P.virgatum_v5, whole genome shotgun sequence genome:
TTTACAGCAAGTTAGTGCTCTTCAGTTATATATATTGGCTAATGTTCCTCGTCGTAATACAGGAGGAGCTTCCAACCGTAAGCTTATTTAATAGAACTACTATAAAACTATTGCATTCTGCTTACCTCATGCTTTAATTATAGTATTATGTGTTTAGAAATGCCGTGCATCCAGCATCGACAGATAGACCTTGCACCTGATGATAGTGCATCCAATCTTAAAGCCAGGCATTACTGTAAAGCCAACACTGAAGTTTGCTTCCTCCGTGGTCAATTTGGCTGGTACACTTTCCATGTGCTTCTTTTGAAACTGAACACCAGTCTTTACGAAGAACATTTCAGCTCTTGGTTTCAAGTAGCGAGCAACTGTGAGCAATGCCCAAACATATCGAGCCATTTTTGCAAATGTCTGGTAAAATTGTGTCCTTGGATGACCGCCCCTCTCGACAAATGCTCTGTGATCCAAATTTCCCATGAAGGAATCCTCCATACTCCTAGGTACAGCCACCAGATACTTTTCTCTGCAAAATCTTCCAAAAGCAGAATTTGGAGCCTCCATAAGAGCATCAAATGGATCCTTAAAACTCATGACACGATCATACGAATCCATGGAGAAATACTCTTCTTTGGTCCCCATAAGCATTGCACGAGCAAAGTACGCCTCAACACCATACTTCTTATGAGACCTTTTCTCATATACGACAGATTTGTCAGTTGGAAAGTTAGAGATGCCGAGGTCCCATCCTGAAACTCTCATCCAACTGACGACGAGTTTTGTAAAATCGTGAATATGCTTCGATGAACTCTCAAACAATTCGATGAACATATCCATTGATTCCCCCTTGCCAATGCCAATTTTGTTCTCCCTGTGCATTGCTCTCCGATCAACCTCCTCCTTCAGTTCCATATTACTCCTTTCCAGCGCTTCCAACTCTGCTCGCAACAGAACAAGTTCAGAATCTTTCTTGCAGATGTCAGCCTGCAACTCCACAGCGAGCTTCTGCTGCTCATGAATTCTTGAGCTGACATGAGACTGATACATTGGATTGCTCCACTTGTTGGCACTAACATACAGATCTTTAAGCCCAGAGGTCCCTTCAAGCTCGGACGCGAAATGTTCACCAGCGACCGCAATCTTTTCAGGATCATATGGCACATGTGCTTGCTGAACCTTGACATAAGCCAGCTTCAGACAAGAGATTGCCTCAAGAAGCCTCTCGACAACCGCTTCCTCATAGCGGGCAGTGGAGCTTCCGGAGCAACTCTCATGGTCAGAGACTTGATGCGGGTGTACTTTCAGGTGTGCACCGTCTTCACTGCTCCCCCCGGTGCTGTCGGCCTTGGGCTTCCCGCCGACGTTCTCCGCGACGCCGACGGAATGCACCTTGCAGATGTCCGTGATTCGCAGAAGCAGGTTGGAGGACGTCCTCCTCATCTTCCCCTTTGCCGGCTCCATCTGCAAGATTCCTCCGTCCAGGACGAGGCCGAGCAGCGTCCGACTCCGAGTGTCCGTGCTCTTCAGTCTGCGTGAGACAACAAGTCAAACGTGCATAGATTCCAAGAAGAAAGATCGCGGCTTTCGAAGATGTTTATTGAGATCAAATCAATGCCAAGAACACGATATATGGATAAAGAATTTGCGTCTACCCGGCTGCCATCCAGACGAAGAAACAAATACAACCGGCGATCCAAGAATAGAACAGACGGGATTCCTGTAATGAGTGTTACCTTTTATCTGGCGGGTCCTGGAACTCCTAGAACTGCCATTCCTGCACATCAGCGAGGATCCAGGAAGCGAAAAGCCTGCCAAGAATAGGCCCCATCGagaaggagatgatgagatcGCG
This genomic interval carries:
- the LOC120675933 gene encoding protein GRAVITROPIC IN THE LIGHT 1-like; protein product: MEPAKGKMRRTSSNLLLRITDICKVHSVGVAENVGGKPKADSTGGSSEDGAHLKVHPHQVSDHESCSGSSTARYEEAVVERLLEAISCLKLAYVKVQQAHVPYDPEKIAVAGEHFASELEGTSGLKDLYVSANKWSNPMYQSHVSSRIHEQQKLAVELQADICKKDSELVLLRAELEALERSNMELKEEVDRRAMHRENKIGIGKGESMDMFIELFESSSKHIHDFTKLVVSWMRVSGWDLGISNFPTDKSVVYEKRSHKKYGVEAYFARAMLMGTKEEYFSMDSYDRVMSFKDPFDALMEAPNSAFGRFCREKYLVAVPRSMEDSFMGNLDHRAFVERGGHPRTQFYQTFAKMARYVWALLTVARYLKPRAEMFFVKTGVQFQKKHMESVPAKLTTEEANFSVGFTVMPGFKIGCTIIRCKVYLSMLDARHF